In Candidatus Polarisedimenticolia bacterium, the following are encoded in one genomic region:
- the mreD gene encoding rod shape-determining protein MreD: MTPVWKGALALLLAALGQSLLSRYLPSVGKSVDLYTVLVLYYAVSRRRVAVMVMGTSAGLVEDLLSHTMLGVNAFKKTLVGYLMGALGSFFMLNQSLPRFGILFLATLLEALTEFGLVLVLGRNPSPPAAGDLIRLGLGNGLAGIFLFWIASKLER; encoded by the coding sequence GCTCCTGCTGGCGGCACTGGGCCAGAGCCTCTTGTCGCGCTACCTCCCGTCGGTCGGCAAGAGCGTGGATCTGTATACCGTTCTGGTCCTCTATTACGCGGTGTCGCGCCGGCGCGTGGCGGTCATGGTGATGGGGACCTCGGCAGGATTGGTGGAGGACCTGCTCTCCCACACGATGCTGGGAGTGAACGCCTTCAAGAAGACGCTGGTCGGCTACCTGATGGGAGCGCTCGGCTCCTTTTTCATGCTGAACCAGTCGCTTCCGCGCTTCGGAATCCTCTTCCTGGCCACTCTGCTCGAGGCCCTGACCGAGTTCGGGCTGGTGCTGGTCCTCGGGCGCAACCCGTCCCCGCCCGCGGCCGGCGACCTGATCCGCCTCGGGCTGGGCAACGGGCTCGCGGGAATTTTCCTTTTCTGGATCGCTTCGAAGCTGGAGAGATAG